In Geminicoccaceae bacterium, a single window of DNA contains:
- a CDS encoding CBS domain-containing protein, whose protein sequence is MKNTLAKDVLTGRSLVSAYEVVSVRAAAQLMKRHHCGSVVITKHDAQLVGIFTESDLASRVVAANRDPDTTLLGEVMTPRPMTIGPHDTVLDAIRTMHECRFHHLPYVEDDRVTSVLCWVDLPLDDLSMMQPELRERTFLAERIW, encoded by the coding sequence ATGAAGAATACCTTGGCCAAGGATGTGCTTACTGGTCGTTCTCTCGTCAGTGCCTATGAGGTCGTATCGGTGAGGGCGGCTGCCCAACTCATGAAACGGCACCATTGCGGAAGTGTGGTGATCACGAAGCACGATGCGCAACTCGTCGGAATTTTTACCGAAAGCGATCTTGCATCAAGGGTCGTTGCCGCCAATCGCGATCCTGACACGACCCTGCTTGGTGAGGTGATGACTCCTCGCCCGATGACGATCGGTCCTCATGATACGGTGCTCGACGCTATTCGAACGATGCACGAATGCCGCTTCCACCATTTGCCGTATGTCGAAGATGATCGGGTGACATCAGTCCTGTGCTGGGTTGATCTACCACTGGATGACCTTTCCATGATGCAGCCTGAACTGCGCGAGCGGACCTTCCTGGCCGAGCGTATCTGGTAG